One stretch of Pontiella desulfatans DNA includes these proteins:
- the istB gene encoding IS21-like element helper ATPase IstB — protein MSTKTPSHVLLEHYLKTLKLPSVLREHRKMASVCQAERADYSTYLLRLIEQEIHDREQRAAERRLKSARFPVVKTLDSFRFEEQPSINQPLVRELAHGEFIKERENVLLIGNSGTGKTHLATALAFAACQMGFKVRFFGVTALVTQLLERREERQLDRFFKQLERSDLLVLDELGYVPFSKLGAELLFEVVSRAYERTSVVVTTNLPFESWTEVLGSQRLTGALLDRLTHRVHILEANGESFRLQDSLRRRGQRQKTKKP, from the coding sequence ATGAGCACGAAGACCCCGTCGCATGTACTGCTCGAGCACTACCTTAAAACGCTGAAGCTGCCGAGTGTCCTGCGGGAGCACCGCAAGATGGCCTCGGTCTGCCAGGCCGAACGGGCCGATTACTCGACCTATTTGCTGCGGCTCATCGAACAGGAGATTCACGACCGGGAACAACGGGCCGCCGAACGCCGCCTCAAGTCCGCCCGTTTCCCCGTTGTGAAAACCCTCGACAGCTTCCGGTTCGAGGAGCAGCCCTCGATCAACCAGCCGCTGGTGAGGGAACTAGCCCATGGCGAGTTTATCAAGGAGCGGGAGAACGTGCTGCTGATCGGCAACAGCGGAACCGGAAAAACCCACCTCGCCACCGCCCTGGCCTTCGCCGCCTGCCAGATGGGCTTCAAGGTGCGGTTCTTCGGCGTCACCGCCCTGGTCACGCAGTTGCTCGAACGCCGGGAGGAAAGGCAGCTTGACCGGTTCTTCAAGCAACTCGAGCGCTCCGACCTGCTCGTGCTCGATGAACTCGGCTACGTTCCGTTCTCCAAGCTGGGGGCAGAACTGCTTTTCGAAGTCGTCAGCCGGGCCTACGAACGCACCAGCGTCGTGGTCACCACGAACCTGCCCTTCGAATCATGGACGGAGGTGCTGGGCTCGCAGCGGCTCACTGGCGCTTTACTCGATCGATTGACCCACCGGGTCCATATCCTCGAAGCCAATGGTGAAAGTTTCAGGCTGCAGGACTCATTGCGCCGCCGGGGACAACGGCAGAAAACAAAGAAACCGTAG
- a CDS encoding sulfatase family protein produces the protein MLHFWAAARCTFQPAFTVCSASRAALLTGRYPQRSGIKGALFPWSKNGLPASETTLAEMLKTQGYATGMAGKWHLGHLPEFLPVNHGFDEWLGLPYSNDMWPVDFDGVPLPEDHRKKKYSPLPLIDGLETVDTIDTLEDQGMLTPRYTERAVDFIRRSKEKPFFLYLAHSMPHVPIYASPRFLGKSGAGLYGDMMMEIDWSVGEVMNALDDAGVAGNTLVIFTSDNGPWLNFGDHGGTCDGLREGKGTAFEGGMRVPCIMRWPAGMPAEKTCDEFASTLDLFPTLGTLADAKLPKTKLDGIDISVLLAGETSLKQKREFWYYYGTPLCGVSDGRWKLVLPHKHRSYVGVEPRNGGHPGPYAKGVAKKALYDLEKDPGEANDLQDQYPEIMERLEKMAARARADLGDVEKGSK, from the coding sequence GTGTTACACTTTTGGGCCGCCGCCCGGTGCACTTTTCAACCGGCGTTTACAGTTTGTTCCGCATCGCGCGCAGCCCTGCTGACCGGTCGCTATCCACAGCGGTCGGGCATTAAAGGGGCGTTGTTTCCCTGGTCGAAAAACGGGCTTCCGGCTTCAGAAACAACATTGGCGGAAATGCTGAAAACTCAGGGGTATGCAACCGGTATGGCAGGAAAATGGCATTTGGGCCATTTACCTGAATTCCTTCCGGTAAACCACGGCTTTGATGAATGGTTGGGGCTGCCGTATTCCAATGATATGTGGCCGGTTGATTTTGATGGGGTGCCTCTTCCGGAAGATCACCGGAAAAAGAAATATTCACCGCTTCCTCTCATTGATGGACTGGAGACTGTGGATACGATTGATACGCTGGAGGATCAGGGGATGCTGACCCCTCGGTATACAGAGCGGGCAGTGGACTTTATCCGGCGCAGCAAGGAAAAGCCGTTTTTCCTCTATTTAGCCCACAGCATGCCGCATGTGCCGATCTATGCTTCGCCGCGTTTTCTGGGGAAAAGCGGCGCGGGGCTCTATGGGGATATGATGATGGAAATCGACTGGTCGGTCGGTGAAGTCATGAACGCCTTGGATGACGCCGGTGTTGCGGGAAATACGCTGGTGATTTTTACCAGTGACAATGGCCCCTGGTTAAACTTCGGGGATCATGGGGGCACCTGCGATGGTTTGCGTGAAGGCAAAGGAACCGCATTTGAAGGCGGTATGCGTGTGCCGTGCATCATGCGGTGGCCGGCTGGAATGCCGGCAGAAAAGACGTGCGATGAATTTGCATCCACACTGGACCTTTTTCCAACCCTTGGAACGTTGGCTGACGCAAAGCTTCCGAAAACAAAGTTGGACGGCATTGATATTTCAGTACTTCTGGCCGGCGAGACTTCGCTGAAGCAAAAGCGCGAATTCTGGTATTATTATGGAACGCCCTTGTGCGGTGTTTCTGACGGTCGTTGGAAGCTTGTGCTTCCACACAAGCATCGGTCCTATGTGGGGGTTGAACCGCGGAATGGAGGGCATCCCGGGCCGTATGCCAAGGGCGTTGCAAAGAAAGCGCTCTATGACCTGGAAAAGGATCCCGGAGAGGCAAATGATCTGCAGGATCAATATCCTGAAATTATGGAACGACTTGAGAAGATGGCCGCGCGGGCGCGCGCTGATCTGGGTGATGTGGAGAAGGGGAGTAAATAA
- a CDS encoding arylsulfatase, whose amino-acid sequence MKNWIMIALLLGTQAFAERSRLPNIIYILADDLGYGDLGCYGQEKIKTPNIDRIAAEGMKFTQHYSGQAVCAPSRCSFLTGLHQGHAYIRNNKELPHEGQTPIPADTFTIAKMLKTKGYATACVGKWGLGYPGSEGDPNHQGFDLFFGYNCQRHAHQYYRDYLWKNDTKVLYPDNKDIEGSNYAADEMRKEALAFVEEHKDQPFFLYWATPIPHVSLQVPDESLKQYEGQWPETPFKGRYRPETGQGYTGHETPRAAYAAMVSHMDRNIGRLLDQLDALGLAENTLLIFTSDNGASSAGGADYKFFNSTGGLRGKKGQLYEGGIRVPFLAKWPGHVGAGTTSDHISAFWDMLPTFGEITGAEVPDGLDGISLLPELTGRPQAAHDFLYWEFNARNYNGGQVAVRMGDWKGIKVNQLKGKRGHLELYNLNIDAAEQKDVANTYPEICRKMEEIIRREHVPSKLFPFASLDD is encoded by the coding sequence ATGAAAAACTGGATAATGATAGCTTTGCTTTTAGGCACTCAGGCCTTTGCTGAACGTTCGCGTCTGCCGAACATTATTTATATTCTCGCGGATGATCTCGGCTATGGGGATCTGGGCTGTTATGGGCAGGAAAAAATCAAGACTCCGAATATTGACCGGATTGCGGCGGAGGGGATGAAATTTACCCAGCATTACAGCGGGCAGGCGGTCTGTGCGCCGTCGCGCTGTTCTTTCCTGACGGGATTGCATCAGGGGCATGCGTATATCCGGAATAACAAAGAGCTTCCGCATGAAGGACAGACGCCGATTCCAGCCGATACGTTTACCATTGCGAAAATGCTGAAGACCAAAGGCTATGCCACCGCGTGTGTAGGAAAATGGGGGCTGGGCTATCCAGGGAGTGAAGGTGATCCGAACCATCAGGGTTTTGATCTTTTTTTCGGCTATAACTGTCAACGGCATGCGCACCAGTATTACCGCGACTATCTATGGAAAAATGACACGAAGGTTTTGTATCCGGATAATAAGGATATCGAAGGGTCGAACTATGCGGCCGATGAAATGCGTAAAGAAGCATTGGCCTTTGTGGAAGAACATAAGGATCAGCCGTTTTTTCTCTATTGGGCCACGCCCATTCCCCATGTGTCGCTTCAGGTTCCTGACGAATCGCTAAAGCAGTATGAAGGGCAGTGGCCGGAGACTCCGTTTAAAGGCCGGTACAGGCCGGAAACAGGCCAGGGCTATACCGGGCATGAAACGCCCCGCGCAGCCTATGCGGCCATGGTTTCCCATATGGACCGGAATATCGGCCGGTTGCTGGATCAGCTTGATGCTCTGGGGCTTGCTGAAAATACGCTGCTGATTTTTACGAGCGACAATGGCGCTTCTTCGGCCGGCGGGGCGGATTATAAATTTTTCAACAGCACGGGCGGCTTGCGCGGTAAAAAGGGGCAGCTCTATGAAGGTGGAATCCGGGTTCCTTTTCTGGCCAAGTGGCCGGGACATGTTGGCGCGGGAACGACCAGCGATCATATTTCGGCCTTCTGGGATATGCTTCCAACCTTTGGAGAAATTACGGGTGCGGAGGTGCCGGACGGTTTGGATGGGATCAGTCTGCTGCCGGAGCTGACGGGTCGGCCTCAGGCGGCTCACGATTTTTTATATTGGGAATTTAATGCCCGGAATTATAACGGCGGTCAGGTTGCGGTTCGAATGGGCGACTGGAAGGGTATTAAGGTGAACCAGTTGAAAGGTAAGCGGGGACATCTCGAGCTGTATAACCTGAACATTGATGCTGCAGAACAAAAGGATGTGGCCAATACATATCCGGAAATTTGTCGAAAAATGGAGGAGATCATCCGTCGTGAACACGTGCCTTCGAAGCTATTTCCCTTCGCAAGCCTGGATGATTGA
- a CDS encoding right-handed parallel beta-helix repeat-containing protein: MDGTMILPAKWSRWKNGIYRMRLKEPVWQLFSGSKLVYVARWPNTSFDDGSIWRMEESMRFTDRTFAKGQFSGKTADGIISDRNPEPHSNGSDDEGVVKLKVKEHVNQTTLAETKTDFTGAVAVLNLGHWLTWSRPITQHKAGQDWFEYDQTGTRMSKYVAYYILGLPALDQPNEWWYDAESETAYFRAADDRNPNKLPISGKTRDFSLKISECSNLIFQGLEFFASTFSMTECSHVIIENSTLSYPSTHKFMLGEFGWFYETSNDPDDKRKQRYKSRANVMTHVLNEGEGPFGNIIRNCEIAYPNSPAIYIDSPGSILENCYIHNIEWDVNSSGGSGSIPTGRGAIIRGNTIHSGGNSEGIRPGPGSTVEYNRLWNMGNLQHDGSAINIGTGSQIGTVVRHNWVHDTNRQGIRFDSTTSRMGSEGCVHHNVVFNLGHGGSKFKGDHHLLFNNTFHDTVFAVPNGYGNTPPHNQNTLVCNTLADTMVAWSTRKPDEKLNARLEHNLTGAGSVVNNLRDPEHLDFRPKPGSPLIDAGFNITQLPGEHIQVQIPDYVGSAPDIGAYEANDETYWIPGRRQKRASTPIPPNKSMAIKSNADLMFLGAYKATKHIVNFMNAGKDHKGRVEVTASNIIDPGQLQPGQTYTWRVDAIMPDNSIIEGDIWTFTVESN, translated from the coding sequence ATGGATGGGACGATGATTCTGCCCGCAAAGTGGAGCCGATGGAAAAACGGCATTTACAGGATGCGGCTGAAAGAACCGGTCTGGCAGCTCTTTTCCGGCAGTAAGCTGGTCTACGTGGCCCGTTGGCCGAATACCTCGTTTGATGACGGCTCAATCTGGCGCATGGAGGAATCGATGCGCTTTACCGACCGGACATTTGCCAAAGGACAGTTTTCCGGAAAAACGGCGGACGGCATCATCAGCGATCGTAATCCCGAACCACACAGTAACGGTTCCGATGATGAAGGTGTGGTTAAGCTTAAAGTCAAAGAGCATGTGAACCAGACCACCCTGGCGGAAACAAAAACTGATTTCACGGGAGCGGTCGCCGTTCTTAATCTCGGCCATTGGCTGACCTGGTCGCGGCCGATTACACAACATAAAGCCGGACAGGACTGGTTTGAATACGATCAAACCGGCACACGCATGTCGAAATATGTCGCCTACTACATCCTCGGCCTGCCCGCACTGGACCAACCTAATGAATGGTGGTATGACGCCGAATCAGAAACCGCCTATTTCCGGGCAGCGGATGACAGGAATCCCAATAAACTTCCAATCTCTGGAAAAACGCGCGATTTCAGCCTTAAGATTTCCGAATGCTCAAACCTGATTTTCCAGGGACTGGAATTTTTTGCCAGCACTTTTTCCATGACCGAATGTAGCCACGTCATCATTGAGAACAGCACGCTTTCTTATCCCTCAACCCATAAATTTATGCTCGGAGAATTCGGCTGGTTTTATGAAACCAGCAATGATCCGGATGATAAACGTAAACAACGCTATAAGTCGCGGGCCAATGTAATGACCCATGTATTAAACGAAGGCGAAGGTCCGTTTGGAAACATCATTCGTAACTGCGAGATTGCCTACCCGAATTCTCCCGCCATCTATATCGACAGTCCGGGGAGCATTCTGGAGAACTGTTATATCCATAATATTGAATGGGATGTGAATTCCAGCGGCGGAAGCGGATCCATTCCGACCGGACGCGGGGCCATCATACGCGGCAACACCATTCATTCCGGCGGAAACTCAGAAGGTATCCGCCCCGGTCCCGGCTCCACCGTGGAATACAACCGCCTCTGGAATATGGGTAATCTGCAACACGATGGATCAGCCATTAATATCGGAACCGGATCGCAGATCGGAACCGTGGTTCGCCACAACTGGGTGCACGACACCAATCGGCAGGGTATTCGTTTTGATTCCACCACTTCCCGTATGGGTTCCGAGGGTTGTGTTCACCATAACGTGGTGTTCAACCTAGGTCATGGCGGAAGCAAATTTAAGGGCGATCATCATTTGTTGTTTAACAACACCTTTCACGACACGGTCTTTGCAGTTCCGAACGGTTACGGAAATACACCTCCTCACAATCAGAACACCCTGGTTTGTAATACGCTGGCGGACACCATGGTCGCCTGGAGCACGCGGAAGCCGGATGAAAAACTGAATGCACGACTTGAACATAACCTAACAGGAGCCGGCTCCGTGGTAAACAACCTGCGGGATCCGGAACATCTCGATTTTCGGCCGAAGCCGGGATCCCCCCTGATTGATGCCGGTTTCAATATTACGCAGTTGCCCGGAGAACATATTCAGGTTCAGATTCCCGACTATGTCGGAAGTGCTCCGGATATCGGCGCCTATGAAGCAAACGACGAAACATACTGGATTCCCGGACGTCGGCAGAAAAGGGCCTCAACCCCCATTCCGCCAAACAAATCCATGGCTATAAAAAGCAATGCCGACCTGATGTTTCTTGGTGCCTATAAAGCCACAAAACATATTGTAAATTTCATGAATGCCGGAAAAGACCACAAAGGCCGAGTTGAGGTAACCGCCTCCAATATTATTGATCCCGGCCAGTTACAACCTGGTCAAACCTATACCTGGCGGGTGGATGCCATTATGCCGGACAACTCAATCATCGAAGGGGACATCTGGACATTTACCGTGGAAAGCAATTGA
- a CDS encoding integrase core domain-containing protein, producing MSGYLSIIQVFMMLLQEKFRPRYDARLQLLTYQVRMLRSRIDDSKIYTTPKERAELLRLGKQLDHDISDVMLVVQPATYHKWRRPKETQRKRPGRPRTPQATINLVMQFATENITWGYERIYGELKKLGIRIGITTISDILKREGHHPVPDKGRRLPSSTWNQFISSHMDTLIACDFFTKPIYTFKGKVNAYVLMFIHLGSRRVFMSPATFNPTEEWVNQQARNASIWLDEIGIKATHLIRDRDTKYAFSFDELWKAAGTKIVKTPPRTPQANGYAEAGIAIVKKQCLNHFICFSLDHLNHINREWLDYYNFHRPHQGKEIDNKVLDVDFRPTEKGEIKREQRLGGVISYYYRAAA from the coding sequence ATGAGCGGTTATTTGAGTATTATTCAGGTCTTCATGATGCTTCTTCAGGAGAAATTCCGTCCTCGATACGATGCCCGGCTTCAATTGCTGACTTATCAGGTTAGAATGCTGCGAAGCAGGATTGATGATTCCAAGATTTACACGACACCTAAGGAACGAGCTGAGCTGCTTCGCCTTGGCAAACAGCTTGATCATGACATCTCCGACGTGATGCTCGTTGTTCAGCCCGCAACCTATCACAAATGGCGCAGACCGAAAGAAACCCAGCGTAAACGACCGGGAAGACCGCGCACACCACAAGCAACTATAAACCTGGTTATGCAGTTCGCCACCGAGAACATCACATGGGGATATGAACGGATTTATGGCGAATTGAAAAAACTGGGCATACGAATCGGCATCACGACCATCAGCGACATCCTTAAACGGGAAGGGCACCACCCAGTTCCCGACAAAGGCCGAAGGTTGCCCTCCAGTACATGGAATCAGTTCATTAGCTCCCATATGGATACTTTGATTGCATGTGACTTTTTCACGAAACCGATCTACACCTTCAAAGGAAAAGTTAATGCCTACGTACTGATGTTTATTCACCTTGGCAGTCGCCGTGTGTTTATGAGTCCAGCGACCTTTAACCCGACTGAAGAATGGGTAAACCAACAAGCGCGTAACGCCTCGATATGGCTGGACGAGATTGGTATAAAAGCTACTCATCTTATCCGCGACAGGGATACCAAATATGCCTTTTCGTTTGATGAACTCTGGAAGGCTGCAGGAACAAAAATTGTTAAAACACCGCCACGCACTCCTCAAGCGAATGGATACGCGGAAGCCGGCATCGCCATCGTTAAGAAACAATGTCTTAACCACTTTATCTGCTTCAGCCTTGATCATTTGAACCACATTAACAGAGAGTGGCTTGATTACTACAATTTCCACCGTCCTCATCAGGGAAAAGAGATTGATAACAAGGTGCTTGATGTTGACTTCCGCCCTACCGAAAAGGGTGAGATTAAAAGGGAGCAACGTCTCGGCGGAGTGATCTCGTATTACTACAGGGCCGCCGCTTAA
- a CDS encoding nucleotidyl transferase AbiEii/AbiGii toxin family protein, with protein sequence MSNPTPSNLAHSVFQRLRNYAKEHGEDFNRLLSRYAMERFLYRLSKSEHSENFVLKGALLFMVWEPDYGRRSTKDIDLLGFTENSLDNLTAIAQEICKTHVEGDGIEFDSDNIRAERIKEDADYEGVRIRGFAFIGQSRIPIQIDIGFGDALVPGAIEATVPTLLDFPAPELRCYHQLTVIAEKFEAMIKLGELNSRMKDFYDVWNIIQHEEIAGEELQKACVATFEQRETPLDLNPRFFLEEFPESFGKEEQWAAFVRKQELEDIAPASFREVIRILHGFFRPMVEAQLSGEPFSSTWASSGQWQ encoded by the coding sequence ATGAGCAACCCCACTCCCAGCAACCTTGCTCACTCCGTTTTCCAACGCCTGCGCAATTATGCAAAAGAGCATGGAGAAGACTTCAACCGTCTGCTTTCCCGCTATGCCATGGAGCGCTTTCTTTACCGGCTTTCAAAATCGGAGCATTCGGAAAATTTCGTCCTGAAAGGCGCCCTTCTTTTCATGGTCTGGGAACCGGACTATGGCCGGCGCAGCACCAAAGACATCGATCTGCTCGGCTTCACGGAAAACTCGCTCGACAACCTGACAGCCATCGCCCAAGAGATTTGCAAGACCCATGTTGAAGGGGACGGTATCGAATTTGACAGCGACAACATTCGGGCGGAACGGATTAAAGAAGATGCCGACTATGAAGGCGTCCGGATTCGGGGGTTTGCATTTATCGGGCAAAGTCGCATTCCAATACAAATCGACATCGGATTCGGCGATGCGTTGGTTCCCGGTGCTATTGAGGCAACCGTACCCACCCTGCTGGACTTCCCTGCTCCGGAACTGCGGTGCTATCACCAACTGACCGTAATCGCCGAAAAATTTGAGGCGATGATCAAACTGGGCGAGCTCAACAGCCGCATGAAAGATTTTTACGATGTCTGGAATATCATCCAGCATGAGGAAATTGCCGGAGAAGAACTGCAAAAAGCCTGTGTTGCCACCTTTGAACAGCGCGAAACCCCGCTCGACCTGAACCCTCGTTTCTTTTTAGAAGAATTCCCGGAATCATTCGGGAAAGAAGAACAATGGGCCGCCTTTGTCCGCAAGCAGGAACTTGAGGACATCGCTCCAGCCAGCTTTCGAGAAGTAATCCGTATTCTTCACGGTTTCTTCCGTCCAATGGTAGAAGCCCAACTATCCGGCGAGCCGTTTTCTTCAACATGGGCGTCCTCGGGCCAATGGCAGTAG
- a CDS encoding type IV toxin-antitoxin system AbiEi family antitoxin domain-containing protein, with product MTRTEQILKLADQRGIIRPRDVEAAGIPRAYLSILCKSGQLERRSRGLYARIDAPITQNYELEEVAKRIPSAVFCLLSALSFHNIGTQSPHVIWISVPKSTWKPTVEYPLNLTYVTGTAYSFGIQEHIENGVPLKVYSPAKTVADCFKFRNKIGMDVALEALKEVWRDRKATADELVEAAKACRMYNVMRPYMEAIV from the coding sequence ATGACGCGAACAGAACAGATACTGAAACTGGCAGACCAGAGGGGAATTATCCGTCCGCGCGATGTTGAGGCCGCCGGCATCCCGCGTGCCTACCTTTCAATACTGTGTAAATCCGGCCAACTTGAGAGACGCTCCAGGGGGCTGTATGCGCGCATCGACGCGCCAATAACCCAAAACTACGAACTGGAAGAAGTCGCCAAGCGCATTCCAAGCGCCGTATTCTGTCTGCTGTCGGCCCTGTCCTTTCACAACATCGGAACCCAAAGCCCACATGTCATCTGGATCAGTGTTCCCAAAAGCACATGGAAGCCGACCGTCGAATACCCGCTTAATCTCACCTATGTCACAGGAACCGCCTACTCGTTCGGCATACAGGAACATATTGAAAACGGGGTACCTCTAAAGGTCTACAGTCCGGCAAAAACCGTCGCGGATTGTTTTAAATTCCGCAACAAAATCGGCATGGATGTAGCCCTCGAAGCTCTTAAAGAAGTCTGGAGGGATCGAAAAGCCACTGCCGATGAACTGGTCGAAGCCGCAAAAGCCTGCCGTATGTATAATGTAATGCGCCCTTACATGGAGGCCATTGTATGA